GGTGTTCGGCACGATTACCGGCGGCGGTTTGGGTAACATTTCGCATAATACTTTCCTCGGCGAGCCGAATTTAGACCGTTTGGAAGCGGAGACGCCTTTGGTGCAGGCTTGGCTGGAAATCGATCTGGCGGAAAACTGGAAAATTTCGCCGCGCTTCCAATACGATGAGTTCAATATCGACCAGGATCAGACCTTCTTGGGCAATGCTACAGCCGATCTGGCCACCGGCCGTATCAATGTGGCCCGTAGCGGTAGAAGCGGTTTTAAGGAAAGAGACCGTAGCTTCATCGGCCAAATCGACATTACCGGTAAGGTGCAGACCGGTTTTCTGACGCACCAGATTTTTATCGGCGGCGACTATACCAAAGGCTATTTCGCTACTAGTAGCCAAAATCGCATCGGCGTCAATACGATCGATGCATCGAATCCGAGTTATGCGAGTCGCCCGTTTGCATTAAGCCCGGTTTTTCAAGGTAGCGAAGGTGATTTCGATCTGGGTTCCTTTGCGTTTCAGGACGTAATATCCATTGGCGACAAATTCGACTTGATGGGCGGCGTTCGTCATTCGGTCTACAGCGTCAAAAGGTTCACACCCAGCACCGGCGTTACGTCCGAGCTCGATACGGACAACACTTCGTATCAGATCGGCGGCACCTTTCACTTGACCGATCATATTCACGTGTTTGCGGGTTACGGCGAAGGTTTTTCTCCGACGCCGGCCATCAACATCTTGGCCGGCGGCAAGTCGCTGGAACCGGGCGAATCGGAACAGATAGAGACCGGCGTAAAAGTCAACTTCCCCGGCGGACTGACCGGCTCGGCATCGTACTTCGAAAGCACGCGGAAAAAAGTGACAACCCCGGATCAACTGAACCCAGGCTTCGTCATTCAAACCGGAGAAATCAGCACCCGCGGAGCCGAGACGGACCTGAGCTATCCATTGACCGACCAATGGTTCGTTCAAGCCGGCTACGCATTTATCGATGCGAAAATCACCAGCAGCAATGCCGGCGATGTCGGCAATGAGCCGGAAAAGATTCCGGAGCATCAGGCCAATTTCTGGACGCACTACAAATTCGACAGCGGTTTACTGAAGAACCTGACCCTGTCCGCCGGTGCTAACTACGTCGGCAACCGGCCTTTCAATAACGCCAATACCGTTAATTTGCCCGAATACACGACGGTGGATTTGGGTGCATCCTACGCTTATAACCAAGTGAAACTGGAACTGTTTGTCAATAATCTGCTGGACAAACGTTACTTTGTGTCGGCCGACTTTGGTCCGGCGGTATTTCCCGGCGACCCGAGAACCATCTACGGCAGAATATCTTACCGATTCTAAATATGTCGTTCCGCACTGCGCACGCCTTAGCCGTAATGGGTGTGCGTAACGCTAACGCCATAAGTCTATGAAACTCGATTCAAACAGTTTGCCGGAAGACGGTCGCGTTGCTCGCCGCTGGTCATCCGGCGTTACATTGCAACGGCGTAAAGCACGCCGAAAACTCTGGCTGCAAGTGCATCTTTATCTCGGCCTATCGCTGGGCCTGATTTTAGCCGTGGTTGGTTTAACCGGTGCTATCTTGGTGTTCTATCAGGAATTACAAGAGCTTACGTTACCTGAGTTGGCGGTTGTTTCGATGCCGCAGGAAGCACAGCGTAAACCCGTTGGATTGGACGACATGCTTGCCGCGGCGAACCGGTACAAACCGCCAGGCAGCGAGATTTTTAAGGTGTATTACCCGCGGAAGGACGATCTTGCCTATAAGATTCTGTATTTTGTCAGAGACCCAAGACGGGCGGACAACGGCGATGGCTATTACGTCTTCGTCGATCCCTATACGGCCGAAATAAAAGGCGTACAACTTTGGCATCCCAAAGGCCGGTTTTGGGAGCGGCCCTTGGTCAGTTTCATCATGAATTTGCATTGGTGTTTACTGTTAGGAGAAACAGGCGAAGTCATCGTGGGCATTCTTGCCGTACTGTCTATCTTTTCGGTATTGACCGGCCTGATCGTCTGGTGGCCGTTGACCGGAAAGTTCAAGCAAGCGTTGACGATAAAGCGTAATGCCGGAACGGTCAGATTCAATTTCGATCTGCATAAAACCGTTGGGTTTTACTCGATGGTGGTATTGCTACCCGTTTTGTTTTCCGGGGTCTATTTCAACTTGCCCGACCAAGTCAACACGCTGGTTCGGCAGTTTTCCGCGTTGGAGCGCCGTAACGCCTGGAACGGCATTTCCTCCGACCTTCACTCGTTCAAGGCGGACGGGCGACAAGCGCTGACCATAGGGCAAATCGAAAACATCGTCCGGCAGCACTACTCGGACGGAAAACTATGGATGATAAAGCCACCGGCTAAGCCGGACGATGTGTATATTGCCTGGCAACGCGGCATAGACGCGTTGAGCCCGTTCGTCGGCTACCGCGACATCGCGATCGATGCATACGACGGCAACATCTTGCGAGTTCACGAATCCGGAACGGGTAGCGCCGGTGACATACTGTTGGATTGGCAATGGCCTATACACAGCGGCCACGCTTTCCGTTGGCCGGGCCGGATTCTGGTGTTGTTGGCCGGTTTGGCTTGTCCGCTGTTGTTCGTGACGGGCGTGATACGTTGGATACAAAAGCGTCGGGCTAAGCAACTTGCTAAAGCCAAAACCGGATAATGCGATAGCTGGAATTTAGGGGCCTATTCAGACTCGCAACAGTTTTTTTTCACTTGCCTGGTTATAAAACGAGTAGTCTCCATCGTCTTTAGCATTGAACCGCGATCGATTTGGTATCGCACACGCTCAACGGACGACAGGAGTTTCAATGCCAAATACATTATCCACGACAATTCGCGCCTGCATAGCCGCGGCCCCGATGCTGATTTCGCCGGCAGTACAAGCGGAATCGGCCCTACGCAGTTACGATATTGCCGCTCAACCTTTATCGGACGCGCTACTGCAATTTTCCGAAACCAGCGGCATCAAGGTGTTTTTCAGCACCGACTTGGTCAAAGGTGTTCAAAGCCCCAGCCTGCAAGGCAGCTATGGCCCGCAACAGGCTTTACAAAAACTATTGCTCGGAACCGGCATTGTGCCCCGTACCACTGCAAACGGCACCGTGACCTTGGAAAAGGCCGCCGCAGTGGGCCCGCAATCAGCCGCTGCGGCAACGATGTCACCCGTCAAGGTGGTTGGGCAGGCTATTTACGACCCGACCGATCCTTACAACCCGGATT
This sequence is a window from Methylomonas methanica MC09. Protein-coding genes within it:
- a CDS encoding TonB-dependent siderophore receptor; translated protein: MDDWHRHMLALAASASLLVFQQAVAAESVSLDIPSQRLSQSLLDYSQATGIKILFKEESTSGRNAPAIKGVYDAEQALKTLLEGSGLKYRFTSPTAVVLNPAPESRLNNQALPPNTMPAVTVTGTSASNMDTTYQAGNSTAGSKMPLEITRVPQSIQVITKAAIEDQGAFSIGNILKQVPSATVIGTRFSRFPRINIRGFKADQTRNGIRQIFGGDGDWSALSHIQSVEVLKGPGSTVFGQQTNEGGGIINVVTKRSHKDRQLEFSFARGGYEGFDGDITSGRWDINTPLTADGALTARFTGEIEGSESFIDFQNLDRENFGFAMAWDDGGPVRAYINAEYANRRTQPNPGLPVFGTITGGGLGNISHNTFLGEPNLDRLEAETPLVQAWLEIDLAENWKISPRFQYDEFNIDQDQTFLGNATADLATGRINVARSGRSGFKERDRSFIGQIDITGKVQTGFLTHQIFIGGDYTKGYFATSSQNRIGVNTIDASNPSYASRPFALSPVFQGSEGDFDLGSFAFQDVISIGDKFDLMGGVRHSVYSVKRFTPSTGVTSELDTDNTSYQIGGTFHLTDHIHVFAGYGEGFSPTPAINILAGGKSLEPGESEQIETGVKVNFPGGLTGSASYFESTRKKVTTPDQLNPGFVIQTGEISTRGAETDLSYPLTDQWFVQAGYAFIDAKITSSNAGDVGNEPEKIPEHQANFWTHYKFDSGLLKNLTLSAGANYVGNRPFNNANTVNLPEYTTVDLGASYAYNQVKLELFVNNLLDKRYFVSADFGPAVFPGDPRTIYGRISYRF
- a CDS encoding PepSY-associated TM helix domain-containing protein, whose amino-acid sequence is MKLDSNSLPEDGRVARRWSSGVTLQRRKARRKLWLQVHLYLGLSLGLILAVVGLTGAILVFYQELQELTLPELAVVSMPQEAQRKPVGLDDMLAAANRYKPPGSEIFKVYYPRKDDLAYKILYFVRDPRRADNGDGYYVFVDPYTAEIKGVQLWHPKGRFWERPLVSFIMNLHWCLLLGETGEVIVGILAVLSIFSVLTGLIVWWPLTGKFKQALTIKRNAGTVRFNFDLHKTVGFYSMVVLLPVLFSGVYFNLPDQVNTLVRQFSALERRNAWNGISSDLHSFKADGRQALTIGQIENIVRQHYSDGKLWMIKPPAKPDDVYIAWQRGIDALSPFVGYRDIAIDAYDGNILRVHESGTGSAGDILLDWQWPIHSGHAFRWPGRILVLLAGLACPLLFVTGVIRWIQKRRAKQLAKAKTG